One window from the genome of Spiractinospora alimapuensis encodes:
- a CDS encoding Uma2 family endonuclease, translating to MSTVGAEPRHHPVSWEEFLDLDSDLRRDLEIVEGYVFPRGRRAREHQKVARRLSAALEAAAVERMRDSGRAECYETNTEVDVLLWEHPATARKPDAVLHRCLPDFEQLAAEHVVVAVEVLSTWSQRRDRLHKMAEYAAAGIPHYWLVEVDTLGAVSVERYALFGGIAPYRHIDTTHRDMGGPAIHATDPFPIEALWRSLEVAPPE from the coding sequence GTGTCAACCGTTGGGGCGGAGCCGAGGCACCATCCCGTCTCGTGGGAGGAGTTCCTCGACCTGGATTCCGATCTTCGGCGGGACCTGGAGATCGTCGAGGGTTATGTGTTCCCCCGTGGACGACGCGCGCGGGAACACCAGAAGGTCGCGAGGCGGCTGTCCGCGGCCTTGGAGGCCGCCGCGGTCGAACGCATGCGCGACAGCGGTCGTGCCGAGTGCTACGAGACCAACACCGAAGTGGACGTCCTCCTGTGGGAACACCCCGCGACCGCTCGGAAACCCGACGCGGTGCTGCACCGCTGTCTGCCCGACTTCGAACAGCTCGCGGCGGAGCATGTCGTGGTCGCTGTCGAGGTGCTGTCCACCTGGTCCCAACGACGGGACCGACTGCACAAGATGGCGGAGTACGCGGCGGCGGGAATCCCGCACTATTGGCTGGTGGAGGTCGACACACTGGGTGCGGTCAGTGTCGAGCGCTACGCGCTGTTCGGGGGCATCGCACCGTACCGGCACATCGACACGACCCACCGGGATATGGGTGGCCCCGCGATTCACGCGACCGACCCGTTCCCGATCGAGGCGCTGTGGCGAAGCCTGGAGGTCGCGCCGCCGGAGTGA
- a CDS encoding IclR family transcriptional regulator, translating to MQSIDRAVTILRCFSPRTPELGTSDIARATGLSTSTTHRLLAAMQVNGLVRQTTERRYALGPLLVQLARSGAFPTSLRDAAMETMRRLRDQVDETVGLHELLPSMKRAVVDQAESHQPLRRTYTEIGIPLPLPQGAPGKALLAYLRYDLREQVLRDPIDRATPATITDPDALRRQLAEIRETGRALSFAERTPGIHTVAVPIFDNASRVVGCLSVSGPEVRMPRSRMDTLAVDVSAAAWQISEVLGATEEGARRCVERASRP from the coding sequence GTGCAGTCCATCGACCGAGCCGTCACGATTCTGCGCTGCTTCAGTCCGCGCACACCCGAGCTCGGCACCAGCGACATCGCCCGCGCCACCGGCCTGTCCACGAGCACCACGCATCGCCTCCTGGCAGCCATGCAGGTCAACGGCCTGGTTCGCCAGACCACCGAGCGGCGCTACGCCCTGGGGCCCCTCCTGGTGCAGCTCGCCCGCAGCGGCGCGTTTCCCACCTCGCTCCGTGACGCCGCGATGGAGACGATGCGCCGGCTGCGCGACCAGGTCGACGAGACGGTGGGCCTGCACGAACTATTGCCGTCGATGAAACGCGCGGTCGTCGACCAGGCGGAGAGCCACCAGCCGTTACGACGCACCTATACCGAGATCGGGATTCCCCTACCGCTGCCCCAGGGCGCCCCGGGGAAGGCACTCCTCGCCTACCTTCGCTACGACCTGCGGGAACAGGTGCTGCGGGACCCAATCGATCGCGCCACCCCGGCCACGATCACCGACCCCGACGCCCTGCGGCGGCAACTGGCGGAGATCCGGGAGACCGGGCGGGCACTGTCCTTCGCGGAGCGCACACCCGGTATCCACACCGTGGCGGTGCCGATCTTCGACAACGCGTCCCGCGTCGTGGGATGCCTCAGCGTCAGCGGCCCCGAGGTGCGGATGCCGCGCTCCCGGATGGACACGTTGGCGGTCGACGTCTCGGCCGCCGCGTGGCAGATCTCGGAGGTGCTCGGGGCGACCGAGGAGGGAGCGCGGCGCTGCGTGGAGCGCGCCAGCCGGCCGTGA
- a CDS encoding CaiB/BaiF CoA transferase family protein, with the protein MKPLDGFRVLDLTRFLSGPYCTMVLAELGADVIKVEPPSTGDDSRRLAPKVNGESYPFAMPNRSKRSVALNLKDDAGLDAFLRMVDQADLVIENFRPGVVDRLGISYEDLRKRRPDLLYCSISGFGQSGPYRDRPGFDIMAQGAGGFLRMTGHPDGRPAKIGIAINDIAAGATALYSILAAEMVRRTTGRGEYIDVSLLEAGLAWTVWESGAYFGSGEIPAATGTRHRRSTPYQAYATSDGFVTIGANNDRLWTRLVRDVLDRPEWLDDERFHSLPARMEHIDELQEEIEALTTTRTTAEWIEALDKGGIPGGPVLTYDQALSDPHVQARGMVAELDHPIIGPMRTIAPPTKFRNLDFSIGGPAPWLGQHTRTVLAEAGFTAEEIDSLCASGAAHDEHPDLQGDPNV; encoded by the coding sequence ATGAAACCACTCGATGGATTCCGTGTCCTGGACCTCACCCGGTTCCTCTCCGGTCCCTACTGCACGATGGTGCTGGCCGAGCTCGGCGCCGACGTCATCAAGGTTGAGCCCCCCTCCACCGGGGACGACTCCCGTCGGCTCGCCCCCAAGGTGAACGGCGAGAGCTACCCCTTCGCGATGCCGAACCGCAGTAAGCGAAGTGTCGCGCTCAACCTGAAGGACGACGCGGGCCTGGACGCCTTCCTGCGGATGGTCGACCAGGCCGACCTGGTGATCGAGAACTTCCGGCCCGGCGTCGTCGACCGGCTGGGGATCTCCTACGAGGACCTCCGCAAGCGCCGGCCGGACCTGCTGTACTGCTCGATCAGCGGCTTCGGACAGAGCGGTCCCTACCGCGACCGGCCCGGGTTCGACATCATGGCGCAGGGGGCGGGGGGATTCCTGCGGATGACCGGACATCCCGACGGGCGTCCCGCCAAGATCGGGATCGCGATCAACGACATCGCGGCCGGCGCCACGGCCCTGTACTCCATCCTCGCCGCGGAGATGGTGCGGCGCACCACCGGTCGAGGAGAGTACATCGACGTCTCCCTCCTCGAGGCGGGACTCGCCTGGACCGTCTGGGAGTCCGGCGCCTACTTCGGCTCCGGGGAGATCCCCGCCGCGACCGGGACGCGGCACCGTCGCAGCACCCCCTACCAGGCCTACGCCACCTCGGACGGGTTCGTCACCATCGGAGCGAACAACGACCGGCTCTGGACCCGCCTGGTGCGCGACGTGCTCGATCGCCCGGAGTGGTTGGACGACGAGCGCTTCCACTCCCTGCCGGCGCGGATGGAGCACATCGACGAACTCCAGGAGGAGATCGAGGCACTCACCACCACCCGCACCACGGCGGAGTGGATCGAGGCGTTGGACAAGGGCGGTATCCCCGGCGGACCCGTCCTGACCTACGACCAGGCCCTCAGCGACCCCCACGTCCAGGCGCGGGGCATGGTCGCCGAGCTCGACCACCCCATCATCGGCCCGATGCGCACCATCGCCCCACCCACCAAGTTCCGCAACCTCGACTTCTCCATCGGCGGCCCCGCGCCCTGGCTGGGCCAGCACACGCGGACCGTCCTGGCCGAGGCCGGGTTCACCGCCGAGGAGATCGACAGCTTGTGCGCGTCCGGCGCGGCACATGACGAACACCCGGACCTGCAGGGAGACCCCAATGTCTGA
- a CDS encoding enoyl-CoA hydratase-related protein, with product MSEDILVERDGAVTTITLNRPQSRNAINLGMYKEIPKIAASVDADPAVKVVVLRGAGTKAFAAGADIHEFEEVRGDAESARSYNEYVAAAEHALEGIAKPTIAMVHGFCIGGGCGLALTCDFRFGDTNARFGITPAKLGLVYSLESTKRLVDLVGPAQAKWILFSGLHIDADRALRVGLVEAVHDPDTLESATTEFAATLVSRAQFSVRSTKEIIRRITAGQAEEDDHTRHLRNSSFDTADYAEGVRAFMEKRAPRFA from the coding sequence ATGTCTGAGGACATCCTCGTCGAGCGCGACGGCGCCGTCACCACGATCACACTCAACCGCCCCCAGAGCCGCAACGCCATCAACCTGGGCATGTACAAGGAGATCCCCAAGATCGCGGCGTCGGTGGACGCCGATCCCGCGGTCAAGGTCGTGGTGCTGCGCGGCGCCGGGACCAAGGCCTTCGCGGCCGGTGCCGACATCCACGAGTTCGAGGAGGTGCGCGGCGACGCGGAGAGCGCCCGCTCCTACAACGAGTACGTGGCGGCCGCGGAGCACGCGCTGGAGGGCATCGCCAAGCCCACCATCGCCATGGTGCACGGGTTCTGTATCGGTGGCGGCTGTGGCCTGGCACTCACCTGCGACTTCCGGTTCGGCGACACCAACGCCCGGTTCGGCATCACCCCGGCCAAGCTCGGACTCGTCTACAGCCTGGAGTCCACCAAACGCCTGGTCGACCTCGTCGGTCCGGCCCAGGCCAAGTGGATCCTGTTCTCCGGTCTCCACATCGACGCCGACCGTGCCCTGCGCGTCGGCCTCGTGGAGGCGGTGCACGACCCCGACACCCTGGAGTCGGCGACCACGGAGTTCGCGGCCACCCTCGTCTCCCGCGCCCAGTTCAGCGTCCGATCCACCAAGGAGATCATCCGGCGGATCACCGCGGGTCAGGCGGAGGAAGACGACCACACACGCCACCTGCGCAACTCCTCCTTCGACACCGCCGACTACGCCGAAGGCGTGCGCGCCTTCATGGAGAAACGAGCGCCGCGCTTCGCCTGA
- a CDS encoding Bug family tripartite tricarboxylate transporter substrate binding protein — MSRFSSVFAVMTTLAVATSACGAGSYAEEEADDYPSQELDWTIAFGPGGGNDIMAREIVSILEAEELYPENIVVENREGGSGATGWGHLLGQSGNPYAISTTSGSFLTTPLQADTGWTYEDFTAVGLFATDDTLFVVPSGHDAQSWEDWVDYAQENAPVAVGGIGTVNVDFIIQAELAEQAGYEIDYVPFNDEGQMQAALLSGTLDAIVSNPGSVMGQVEAEEVTPLLFTGEEPLEALPDVPIGEEEGLENLVSMPRGLILPPDVPDYATEWWIGAMESVVETQEWQDYIDANFLSEDVRWGEEFAAYLEENATEFEETLREHGAIE, encoded by the coding sequence ATGTCGAGGTTCTCTTCAGTTTTCGCGGTGATGACCACGTTGGCCGTCGCCACCAGCGCGTGTGGAGCCGGAAGCTACGCCGAGGAGGAGGCGGACGACTACCCCAGTCAGGAGCTCGACTGGACGATCGCCTTCGGCCCTGGTGGCGGCAACGACATCATGGCGCGGGAGATCGTGAGCATCCTGGAGGCCGAGGAGCTGTACCCGGAGAACATCGTGGTGGAGAACCGGGAGGGGGGAAGCGGCGCGACCGGTTGGGGACACCTCCTCGGTCAGTCCGGAAACCCCTACGCGATCTCCACCACCTCCGGCTCCTTCCTCACCACTCCCTTGCAGGCCGACACCGGATGGACCTACGAGGACTTCACCGCCGTCGGCCTCTTCGCCACCGACGACACCTTGTTCGTCGTTCCCTCCGGCCACGACGCCCAGTCCTGGGAGGACTGGGTCGACTACGCCCAGGAGAACGCGCCCGTCGCCGTCGGGGGCATTGGAACGGTCAACGTCGACTTCATCATCCAGGCCGAACTCGCCGAACAGGCCGGATACGAGATCGACTACGTGCCGTTCAACGACGAAGGACAGATGCAGGCCGCACTGCTCTCGGGGACGCTCGACGCCATCGTGTCCAACCCCGGCTCGGTGATGGGTCAGGTCGAGGCCGAGGAGGTCACCCCGCTCCTGTTCACCGGCGAGGAACCACTGGAGGCGTTGCCCGACGTTCCCATCGGAGAGGAGGAAGGGTTGGAGAACCTGGTGTCCATGCCGCGCGGACTGATCCTCCCACCCGACGTTCCCGACTACGCGACGGAATGGTGGATCGGCGCGATGGAGAGCGTGGTCGAAACCCAGGAGTGGCAGGACTACATCGACGCCAACTTCCTCAGCGAGGACGTTCGGTGGGGTGAGGAATTCGCGGCCTACCTCGAGGAGAACGCCACCGAGTTCGAGGAGACCCTCCGGGAGCACGGTGCGATCGAATGA
- a CDS encoding tripartite tricarboxylate transporter TctB family protein gives MSEPTTPLRSAPAAETDEHGAGTMPAVLRRIDGTSLFYLVLTVVLAGYTLLAFDMEWDTQAGRIGPGFFPRIIGVAGVALAVIGLVNAIRQARSRSLDAVPAEPEDLRYPGIIAVIALGLGAFVTVLIPLGAPLTGAAFLVLMYLMIDRKRILRRAVLSVVFPLALYIVFDVLLGAALPGGITDFL, from the coding sequence ATGAGTGAGCCAACCACCCCGCTACGATCGGCTCCCGCGGCCGAGACGGACGAACACGGGGCCGGAACCATGCCGGCGGTCCTCCGCCGGATCGACGGCACCTCGCTGTTCTACCTGGTGCTGACCGTCGTCCTCGCCGGCTACACCCTGCTCGCGTTCGACATGGAGTGGGACACGCAGGCCGGACGCATCGGCCCCGGATTCTTCCCCCGTATCATCGGCGTCGCCGGAGTCGCGCTGGCGGTGATCGGGCTGGTCAACGCGATACGTCAGGCACGGAGCAGGTCGTTGGACGCGGTCCCGGCGGAGCCCGAGGACCTCCGCTACCCCGGGATCATCGCCGTCATCGCCCTGGGGCTGGGTGCGTTCGTCACCGTGCTCATTCCCCTGGGGGCGCCCCTCACCGGGGCGGCGTTCCTGGTGCTGATGTATCTCATGATCGACCGGAAGCGAATCCTGCGGCGCGCCGTATTGAGTGTCGTGTTCCCGCTCGCGCTCTACATCGTCTTCGACGTTCTGCTCGGCGCGGCCCTCCCCGGGGGAATCACCGACTTCCTCTGA